The following are from one region of the Roseobacter fucihabitans genome:
- a CDS encoding DUF2282 domain-containing protein has protein sequence MSSTMKTVAIAGAVAAAMAAQTTTVQAAAKEKCYGISLAGANDCAAGPGTTCAGTSTVDYQGNAWTLVDAGTCAEIDLPAMADGTDREGSLEELQRDLPA, from the coding sequence ATGTCCAGCACAATGAAAACAGTAGCAATTGCCGGTGCCGTGGCCGCCGCAATGGCAGCACAGACGACGACCGTTCAAGCGGCAGCCAAAGAAAAATGTTACGGGATTTCACTCGCCGGTGCGAATGATTGCGCCGCGGGTCCGGGAACCACATGTGCCGGAACCTCCACTGTTGATTATCAAGGCAACGCCTGGACGCTGGTTGACGCGGGAACCTGTGCTGAGATTGATCTGCCTGCAATGGCAGACGGGACAGATCGCGAAGGCTCTCTGGAAGAGTTGCAACGCGACCTGCCTGCTTAA